A genome region from Bosea sp. BIWAKO-01 includes the following:
- a CDS encoding HlyD family type I secretion periplasmic adaptor subunit produces MQPNNNMSPRFNANDRSIRRHALAGVFVVVGLLGGLAAWSALAQISGAVIASGVVAVESSAKKVQHPEGGVVAELKVHDGDRVRAGDLLVRLDDTVLRANLSIVTKSLDELTALEARLTAERDGADAIRLPEALLKRGQANQDAEASIKGQRTIFDSRRAARVTAKTQLAEQIAQLESGIEGVMAQREARDRELVFITDELKGVRELYAKNLVPIARVSALERDRTRIEGERGKLTADIAAARGSIAEKRIQILRLDDDFRSEVVKELADTRNKINENVERKTAAEDRLQRIEVRAPVSGLVHQLNVFTVGGVVANGETLLLIIPENDTLIVDAQVEPQDIEHIHLGQKATVHFSAFSDRNLKETIGEVVIVSPDLIEDQATRRRFYRVKLSVEPPVGAVGKPRTLVPGMPVEAFITKGERTVLAYLMKPLTDQIQRVFRE; encoded by the coding sequence ATGCAGCCTAACAACAACATGTCCCCGCGCTTCAACGCGAACGATCGCTCAATCCGCAGACATGCGCTCGCAGGCGTCTTCGTCGTGGTCGGCCTCTTGGGCGGGCTCGCCGCCTGGTCGGCGCTCGCGCAGATTTCCGGCGCGGTCATCGCGTCCGGTGTGGTCGCGGTCGAAAGCAGCGCCAAGAAGGTGCAGCATCCCGAAGGCGGCGTGGTCGCCGAACTCAAGGTGCACGACGGCGACCGCGTCAGGGCCGGCGACCTGCTGGTTCGCCTCGACGACACGGTCCTGCGCGCCAACCTCTCCATCGTCACCAAGAGCCTCGACGAACTGACGGCCCTCGAAGCGCGCCTGACTGCCGAGCGGGACGGCGCAGACGCAATTCGCCTGCCCGAGGCGCTTCTCAAGCGCGGCCAGGCCAACCAGGACGCCGAGGCTTCGATCAAGGGGCAGCGGACGATCTTCGACAGTCGCCGCGCCGCACGCGTCACCGCCAAGACGCAGCTTGCTGAACAGATCGCCCAGCTTGAATCCGGCATCGAAGGCGTGATGGCGCAGCGCGAGGCCCGCGACCGCGAACTGGTCTTCATCACCGACGAACTCAAGGGCGTGCGCGAGCTCTACGCCAAGAATTTGGTGCCTATCGCACGCGTCTCGGCGCTGGAGCGGGACCGCACCCGCATCGAGGGCGAGCGCGGCAAGCTTACCGCCGACATCGCCGCAGCGCGCGGCTCGATCGCCGAGAAGAGAATCCAGATCCTGCGCCTCGACGACGACTTCCGCTCCGAGGTCGTGAAGGAGCTGGCCGACACGCGCAACAAGATCAACGAGAATGTCGAGCGCAAGACGGCGGCGGAAGACCGCCTCCAGCGCATCGAAGTCCGGGCGCCGGTTTCCGGCCTGGTGCACCAGCTCAACGTCTTCACCGTCGGCGGCGTCGTCGCCAACGGCGAGACCCTGCTCCTCATCATTCCGGAGAACGACACGCTCATCGTCGATGCGCAGGTCGAACCGCAGGACATCGAACATATCCATTTGGGTCAGAAGGCGACGGTGCATTTTTCCGCTTTCTCGGACCGGAACCTCAAGGAGACGATCGGAGAAGTTGTCATCGTTTCGCCCGATCTGATCGAGGATCAGGCGACACGACGCCGCTTCTACCGGGTCAAGCTGTCGGTCGAGCCTCCGGTCGGTGCAGTCGGCAAGCCGCGCACACTGGTGCCTGGTATGCCCGTTGAGGCATTCATCACCAAGGGCGAGCGGACCGTCCTCGCCTATCTGATGAAGCCACTGACGGACCAGATACAGCGCGTCTTTCGCGAATAG
- a CDS encoding AraC family transcriptional regulator has protein sequence MAALPPDLNSLPTTRAGIARLAIARLVDVGVPIAPLLKDIGLTEEMLAARNPRVPVQGQIALLDRAATALRDDFLGFTLAQDFEPRALGLLFYVMASSQTLGDALQRIARYSSITNEALVFSVGTGRELSIGLTYAGLPRHSDRHQLEFCIFGTIRLCRILTGTSLVPQSVSIAHHRSGDTSAMSRFAGTTVEFGADIDAIVLPADAHARALVNADPYLNDLMLDYCEAALAPRATNASPLRVSVENAIAPLLPHGKVRADVIARQLGMSERTFMRRLADEGLSFSEILQQMRRDLAERYLSHSSLHVSKIAWLLGFQDVSAFSHAFKHWTGLAPSQMRTAGVQT, from the coding sequence GTGGCCGCCTTGCCACCTGACCTGAACTCTCTGCCGACAACCCGAGCGGGCATCGCGAGACTTGCAATCGCGCGTCTTGTTGACGTTGGCGTGCCGATTGCGCCTCTGCTGAAGGATATCGGCCTGACCGAGGAAATGCTCGCCGCTCGCAATCCGAGAGTACCTGTTCAGGGTCAGATCGCCCTGCTGGACCGGGCTGCCACTGCGCTGAGAGATGACTTTCTGGGCTTCACCCTGGCGCAGGACTTCGAGCCGCGCGCCCTCGGGCTGCTGTTCTACGTCATGGCGTCGTCGCAAACGCTTGGCGACGCACTGCAACGAATTGCGCGATACAGTTCGATCACCAACGAAGCCTTGGTATTCAGCGTTGGCACGGGGCGCGAACTCAGCATCGGTCTAACCTACGCGGGCCTTCCGCGGCATTCCGACAGGCATCAGCTCGAGTTCTGCATTTTTGGAACTATCCGCCTCTGCCGCATCCTGACAGGGACGAGTCTGGTGCCCCAGTCCGTCTCGATCGCGCATCATCGGTCAGGAGATACATCGGCGATGTCACGGTTTGCCGGGACGACGGTCGAGTTCGGCGCCGATATCGACGCAATCGTTTTGCCAGCAGACGCGCACGCGCGCGCCCTCGTTAACGCTGACCCTTACCTCAACGATCTCATGCTGGACTATTGCGAAGCGGCGCTGGCGCCCCGCGCAACCAATGCGAGCCCGCTGCGGGTGAGCGTCGAGAATGCGATCGCTCCGCTGCTGCCTCACGGCAAGGTGCGTGCGGACGTCATCGCGCGTCAGCTTGGAATGAGCGAAAGGACGTTTATGCGACGGCTCGCCGATGAGGGGTTGAGCTTCTCGGAGATCCTTCAGCAGATGCGGCGCGACCTGGCTGAGCGCTATCTCAGCCATAGTAGCCTCCATGTCTCGAAGATTGCCTGGCTATTGGGGTTTCAGGACGTGAGCGCGTTCTCGCACGCATTCAAGCATTGGACCGGGCTGGCGCCGAGCCAGATGCGTACCGCGGGCGTTCAGACTTGA
- a CDS encoding type I secretion system permease/ATPase, translating into MTTPGSPYVRALGRSRAAFLTMGMISGAINILTLTGSLFMLQVYDRVLPSRQVPTLVALLGVVVFLYAVQAVLEAIRSRMIARIGRRLDEDLQGEAFRAAVTLPLLANVGQERIDPVRDLDQVRQFASSPGPAALFDLPWVPLYLIICFLFHPWLGWLTFLGAAIVSGLAIWGELRARSINSDLVKAGAIRQAIADGGRRNAEVLATMNLANRIEQRFQDANQTFLEATQAGVDRNSFVSAVVRGLRLLLQSLVLALAAYLAIRQEISSGAIIATSILSSRALGPIDATVAQWRLFIGARQAATRLRRALGLLNLRSPETRLPAPRKQLKIEGGFIAPPGASLPTVSGVQILVEPGDGLGVIGPSGSGKTTLARAITGVWPLMRGEVTLDGAPLAQFRADDRGAAIGYLPQDVDLFDGTIAENIARFDPERTDEAVVRAAQLANVHELILKLPRGYDTRIGDGGLKLSSGQQQRLGLARALYNDPFVVVLDEPYSNLDGEGDAALNRALAGVRARGGIVVLIAHRHSAIGAVNKLVAIIDGKQAAFGPKEQVLAQIAPMQRAQPAPENGEPQRRQAIKVVSDAA; encoded by the coding sequence ATGACCACTCCAGGATCTCCCTATGTGCGCGCCCTGGGCCGCTCCCGGGCTGCGTTCCTGACCATGGGCATGATCTCGGGGGCGATCAACATCCTGACGCTCACCGGTTCCCTGTTCATGCTGCAGGTCTACGACCGGGTGCTGCCGAGCCGGCAGGTCCCGACGCTGGTCGCCCTTCTTGGCGTTGTCGTCTTTCTATACGCAGTGCAGGCCGTCCTCGAGGCGATCCGGTCGCGCATGATCGCCCGCATCGGCCGGCGGCTGGACGAAGATCTGCAGGGCGAGGCCTTCCGGGCCGCCGTCACCCTACCTCTGCTCGCGAATGTCGGCCAGGAGCGGATCGATCCGGTCCGCGATCTCGACCAGGTCCGGCAGTTCGCCAGCTCTCCTGGCCCGGCCGCGCTGTTCGACCTGCCCTGGGTTCCGCTCTACCTCATCATCTGCTTCCTGTTTCATCCCTGGCTCGGCTGGCTGACCTTCCTGGGCGCCGCTATCGTCTCGGGGCTCGCGATCTGGGGCGAATTGCGGGCCCGCAGCATCAATTCCGACCTGGTCAAAGCCGGCGCAATACGACAGGCGATCGCCGATGGCGGCAGGCGCAACGCCGAAGTACTGGCTACCATGAACCTCGCAAACCGGATCGAGCAGCGCTTCCAGGACGCGAACCAGACGTTCCTTGAGGCGACGCAGGCCGGCGTCGACCGCAATTCCTTCGTCAGCGCGGTCGTGCGCGGGCTGCGTCTTCTGCTGCAATCGCTGGTGCTGGCGCTGGCCGCCTACCTGGCGATCAGGCAAGAAATTTCGTCGGGCGCCATCATCGCGACCTCGATTCTTTCATCGCGCGCGCTCGGGCCGATCGATGCGACCGTGGCGCAATGGCGGTTGTTCATCGGCGCGCGCCAGGCCGCGACGCGCCTGCGGCGGGCGCTCGGCCTGCTCAATCTGCGGTCGCCTGAAACGCGCCTTCCTGCGCCGCGCAAGCAGCTCAAGATCGAGGGTGGGTTCATTGCTCCTCCCGGCGCCTCGCTGCCGACCGTGTCCGGCGTGCAGATCCTGGTCGAGCCGGGAGACGGGCTCGGCGTCATTGGACCCTCGGGCTCTGGCAAGACGACGCTGGCGCGCGCCATCACTGGCGTATGGCCGCTGATGCGCGGTGAAGTCACGCTCGACGGGGCGCCGCTCGCGCAGTTTCGTGCCGACGACCGGGGCGCGGCGATAGGCTATCTGCCGCAGGACGTCGACCTCTTCGACGGCACCATCGCCGAAAACATTGCGCGCTTTGATCCCGAGCGCACCGACGAGGCGGTCGTTCGCGCCGCCCAGCTCGCCAACGTGCACGAGCTAATTCTCAAGCTGCCGCGGGGTTACGACACGCGCATCGGCGACGGCGGCCTGAAACTCTCCTCCGGCCAGCAGCAGCGCCTTGGGCTTGCGCGTGCGCTCTACAATGATCCCTTCGTCGTCGTCCTCGACGAGCCCTATTCCAATCTCGATGGCGAAGGTGACGCAGCGCTTAACCGGGCTCTGGCCGGTGTGCGGGCCCGCGGCGGCATCGTCGTGCTGATCGCCCATCGCCACAGCGCGATCGGCGCCGTCAACAAGCTGGTTGCGATCATCGACGGGAAGCAGGCGGCGTTTGGCCCCAAGGAACAGGTGCTCGCGCAGATCGCGCCGATGCAGCGCGCCCAACCCGCGCCCGAGAACGGCGAACCGCAGCGGCGACAGGCAATCAAGGTGGTGAGCGATGCAGCCTAA
- a CDS encoding DUF6157 family protein: MSHSTNYRTTLITVAANCTAPLSAPPAKPGTVARMQYEMLLARPCELTSDELLRAVERARKGADAAARLFDKPQACLRASPLVKQYGFGLHHDAEARVALVPVECDDYARLLADPDVRKRPGMRSSRN; the protein is encoded by the coding sequence ATGAGCCATTCCACCAACTACCGCACCACGCTGATCACCGTGGCGGCGAATTGCACGGCCCCACTGAGCGCGCCTCCGGCAAAGCCAGGCACAGTCGCGAGGATGCAATATGAGATGCTGTTGGCGCGGCCCTGTGAACTGACGTCTGACGAACTTCTGCGGGCGGTCGAGCGGGCGCGCAAAGGGGCGGATGCTGCGGCGCGGTTATTCGACAAGCCGCAAGCCTGTTTGCGCGCCTCGCCATTGGTGAAGCAATACGGCTTCGGTCTGCATCATGATGCCGAGGCGCGCGTGGCGCTCGTGCCGGTGGAATGCGATGACTACGCGCGCTTGCTCGCCGATCCTGACGTCAGGAAGCGACCGGGGATGCGATCATCCCGCAACTAA
- a CDS encoding Nramp family divalent metal transporter produces the protein MTIDIASAPKQGGWQRQRGEPSLLDVFRSIPVSARATTWRKFLTFLGPGYLVAVGYMDPGNWATALSGGAQFGYTLLVVALVSNIMAIILQSLCARLAIATGRDLAQACRDAYPRWVSWPLWIFAELAICATDLAEVIGTAIGLNLLFGIPLEIGVLITALDVFVILWLQNSGFRWIEAFIISLLIVIALCFSIQIALADPDWGQVIRGFAPTTEIITNPNMLYLALGIIGATVMPHNLYLHSGIVQTRAYGGSLPEKRDALKYATLDTSVALMFALVINAAILILAAATFYKTGQNTISELGRAHELLAPLLGASIAPSLFAIALLCCGFNSTVTATMAGQIVMEGFIDIKLPAWLRRLVTRLIAIIPAIVVTIAYGEAQTGKLLILSQVVLSIQLPFAIVPLVMLTASRKKMGELVSPRWLTVSAALIAAVIIVLNVKLFLDVAFG, from the coding sequence ATGACAATCGATATTGCGAGCGCTCCGAAACAAGGTGGCTGGCAACGTCAGCGCGGGGAGCCGTCCCTGCTGGACGTCTTTCGATCGATCCCGGTTTCGGCCAGGGCCACGACCTGGCGCAAGTTCCTGACATTTCTCGGCCCGGGCTATCTCGTGGCCGTCGGCTATATGGACCCCGGCAACTGGGCGACCGCGCTCTCGGGTGGTGCGCAGTTCGGCTATACGTTGCTCGTCGTCGCACTCGTCTCCAATATCATGGCGATAATCCTGCAGTCGCTTTGCGCACGGCTGGCGATTGCGACCGGCAGGGACCTCGCCCAGGCCTGCCGTGATGCCTATCCGCGCTGGGTCTCCTGGCCGCTCTGGATCTTTGCGGAACTGGCGATCTGCGCGACCGACCTCGCCGAGGTCATCGGCACGGCGATCGGCCTCAATCTGCTTTTTGGAATTCCGCTCGAAATCGGTGTGCTGATCACCGCGCTCGATGTCTTCGTCATCCTCTGGCTGCAGAACAGCGGCTTTCGCTGGATCGAAGCCTTCATCATCAGCTTGCTCATCGTGATCGCACTATGCTTTTCCATCCAGATCGCGCTCGCCGACCCGGATTGGGGGCAGGTCATTCGCGGCTTCGCCCCGACGACCGAGATCATCACCAATCCCAACATGCTCTATCTCGCGCTCGGCATCATCGGCGCGACGGTGATGCCGCATAACCTTTATCTGCATTCCGGCATCGTGCAGACCCGCGCCTATGGCGGCAGCCTGCCGGAGAAGCGCGATGCGCTGAAATACGCGACACTCGACACCAGCGTCGCCCTGATGTTCGCCCTGGTCATCAACGCCGCGATCCTGATCCTCGCCGCCGCGACCTTCTACAAGACCGGGCAGAACACCATCTCCGAACTCGGGCGCGCGCATGAACTGCTCGCCCCGCTGCTCGGCGCGTCGATCGCCCCCTCGCTCTTCGCCATCGCCCTGCTCTGCTGCGGCTTCAATTCGACGGTGACCGCCACCATGGCCGGACAGATCGTCATGGAAGGCTTCATCGACATTAAGCTGCCGGCATGGCTGCGCCGTCTGGTCACGCGACTGATCGCGATCATTCCCGCCATCGTCGTGACGATCGCCTATGGCGAGGCGCAGACCGGCAAGCTGCTCATCCTCTCGCAGGTGGTCCTGAGCATCCAGCTGCCCTTCGCCATCGTGCCGCTCGTCATGCTCACGGCCTCGCGCAAGAAGATGGGCGAACTGGTCTCGCCGCGCTGGCTCACAGTGAGCGCAGCCCTGATCGCGGCTGTGATCATTGTCCTGAACGTCAAGCTGTTCCTTGACGTCGCCTTCGGCTGA